One genomic window of Candidatus Hinthialibacter antarcticus includes the following:
- a CDS encoding right-handed parallel beta-helix repeat-containing protein → MNLNHLMRGIILLTLFITFPGSTRAAEFFISLDGKDNQSGTLEQPFLTMAPALNHIEKNAGKDNVTIYFREGTYHLNAPVVLQPKHSGSDNGEILFTNWQDEAVTISGGFEMELDWSRNQDGAYQANVDAQFDELYVNNQRYRMARFPNFDPNAKFFGGTSKEAISPDQIKTWANPIGGYLHALHEGMWGSKHYQIEGVNNDDSLQLRGGWQENRGGGFDDHYRGGYHKDHLFVENIQEELDAPGEWFYDGASSMLYVIPRNDDDLNSATVIATRLHELIQLQGTEDSPIKNIHFKNLKFQYTSRIFMQPYERLLRGDWSIARLSALRLKNTEDCSVSNCEFTNLGGNAVFLDGYNRQAQVINNYFKNIGESAICIIGDFDAVRSPAISYSNTLPQDEIDLTPGPKSNQYPVQCLIEGNLIHDIGTIGKQTAGVIVSMAEEITIRHNTIFNIPRAAICINDGCWGGHIIEYNDAFDTVRESGDHGPFNSWGRDRFWKTSYNGGRDIEPFAKERALLDNYKTTHIRLNRFAHDAGHSWGIDLDDGSSNYHVYKNLCIGMGVKLREGFYRRVENNVIINGFGGFHIWFPGCDDVIERNIFVSDKPYQFIRANPSYAKSFDNNLFFNNGDAPMVTGVGDPMAINAWQKKGFDKNSLVADPKFINPSAGDYRVKDDSPAIKLGFENFPMDRFGVTRDDFKTIVDNYRQAHPQNKNSGDIAAKRKPNPQRFLGAAIDNLIGKDQMSAAGMIKEAGVRFVAVPTESEAYRLGVREGDVLIHINNTEIETVSDCLRVYKNTSEQNVTFTLHNATERTIRVR, encoded by the coding sequence ATGAACTTAAATCATCTCATGCGGGGCATTATTTTACTTACGCTATTCATCACATTCCCTGGCTCCACCCGGGCCGCAGAATTTTTCATCTCACTCGATGGCAAAGACAATCAGTCTGGAACCCTCGAACAACCGTTTTTAACGATGGCGCCTGCCCTGAATCACATTGAGAAAAACGCAGGCAAAGATAATGTCACTATCTATTTTCGGGAAGGAACCTACCACCTCAACGCCCCCGTCGTTTTACAGCCAAAACATTCAGGGTCTGACAATGGCGAAATTCTGTTTACCAATTGGCAAGACGAAGCAGTCACCATCAGCGGCGGGTTTGAGATGGAACTCGACTGGTCGCGAAACCAGGACGGCGCCTATCAAGCAAACGTGGACGCACAATTTGATGAACTCTATGTGAACAACCAGCGCTACCGCATGGCGCGTTTTCCAAACTTTGATCCAAACGCGAAATTCTTCGGCGGTACATCAAAAGAAGCGATCTCGCCTGACCAAATCAAAACGTGGGCAAACCCAATCGGCGGCTATCTTCACGCGCTACATGAAGGCATGTGGGGCAGCAAGCACTACCAAATCGAAGGCGTCAACAACGATGATTCACTGCAACTAAGAGGCGGCTGGCAAGAAAACCGTGGCGGCGGCTTTGACGACCACTATCGCGGCGGCTATCACAAAGACCATCTGTTTGTTGAGAACATCCAGGAAGAACTCGACGCCCCTGGCGAATGGTTTTATGACGGGGCGTCAAGTATGCTCTATGTGATTCCACGCAATGATGATGACCTGAATTCAGCAACAGTCATTGCAACCCGGTTACATGAATTGATTCAACTGCAAGGAACTGAAGACAGCCCAATCAAGAACATACATTTTAAAAACCTGAAATTTCAATACACATCGCGAATTTTCATGCAGCCGTATGAACGCTTGCTGCGCGGCGACTGGTCAATCGCCCGGCTGTCAGCGCTTCGGCTCAAGAATACAGAAGATTGCTCGGTTTCAAATTGTGAATTCACCAACCTGGGCGGCAACGCGGTCTTTCTTGATGGATACAACCGCCAGGCGCAGGTCATCAATAATTACTTTAAAAATATCGGCGAGAGTGCAATCTGCATCATTGGCGATTTTGACGCAGTACGCTCTCCAGCAATCAGCTACAGCAATACGCTGCCGCAAGACGAGATCGACCTGACGCCGGGACCGAAATCAAACCAATATCCAGTTCAATGTTTGATTGAAGGCAATTTGATTCACGACATTGGAACGATCGGCAAACAAACTGCGGGCGTGATCGTCTCAATGGCGGAAGAGATCACCATTCGCCATAACACAATTTTTAATATTCCCCGCGCGGCGATTTGCATCAACGACGGTTGTTGGGGCGGGCATATCATTGAATATAACGACGCGTTCGACACCGTGCGCGAGTCGGGCGACCACGGGCCGTTCAACAGTTGGGGGCGCGACCGCTTTTGGAAAACCTCCTACAACGGCGGCAGAGATATCGAGCCCTTCGCCAAAGAGCGCGCCTTGCTCGACAATTACAAAACGACTCACATTCGATTGAACCGCTTCGCCCACGACGCAGGCCACTCATGGGGCATCGACCTGGATGACGGTTCCAGCAATTACCATGTCTACAAAAATTTATGCATCGGCATGGGCGTGAAACTGCGCGAAGGGTTCTACCGCCGGGTTGAGAACAACGTAATCATTAATGGATTCGGCGGGTTTCACATTTGGTTCCCTGGCTGCGACGATGTGATTGAACGCAATATCTTCGTCAGCGACAAGCCCTATCAATTCATCCGCGCCAACCCGTCTTACGCAAAATCATTCGACAACAATCTGTTTTTCAACAATGGCGACGCGCCTATGGTGACCGGTGTCGGCGATCCGATGGCCATCAACGCATGGCAAAAAAAAGGGTTCGATAAAAACTCGCTGGTCGCCGATCCAAAATTCATCAACCCAAGCGCGGGCGATTACCGCGTCAAAGACGACTCGCCAGCAATCAAACTGGGGTTTGAAAATTTCCCCATGGACCGCTTTGGCGTAACCCGTGATGACTTTAAAACTATCGTAGACAATTACCGACAGGCGCATCCTCAGAACAAAAATTCTGGCGATATTGCCGCTAAGAGAAAACCGAATCCCCAGCGGTTCCTTGGCGCCGCCATCGACAATTTAATTGGCAAAGACCAGATGTCAGCGGCGGGAATGATCAAAGAGGCGGGCGTACGATTTGTCGCCGTCCCCACTGAGAGCGAAGCCTATCGTTTGGGCGTTCGAGAAGGCGATGTCTTGATTCACATTAACAATACCGAAATCGAAACCGTATCCGACTGCCTGCGCGTCTACAAAAACACAAGCGAACAAAACGTGACCTTTACTTTGCATAATGCAACTGAAAGGACGATTCGCGTTAGATAA
- a CDS encoding glycine betaine ABC transporter substrate-binding protein: MKSKILAARAYTFCGLICVCVLLLSQCGIDRSQTVVLGCKNFTEQIILGEIIAQMIEQNTKLKVVRKWNLGGTMVCHQALLAGEIDLYPEYTGTAYMNVLGQNTIQDATRTFKFVQQKYLEEFQCEWLPAFGLNNTYTITVRREDAEKWNVKSISGLQSFAGELTAGFTAEFMERQDGWPQLREQYGLPFAKVVDLEPGLMYEAIANNNVDVICGFSTDGRISVYDLVALEDDLHFFPPYYAAPVARTAVFDLHPELKGLLSQLAGSLDNQTMQELNLQVDEHKVAPKSVAKEFLATMN; encoded by the coding sequence ATGAAATCTAAAATTCTGGCGGCCCGCGCGTACACTTTCTGCGGATTGATTTGCGTGTGTGTTTTGCTGTTGTCTCAATGTGGAATTGATCGCAGCCAGACGGTGGTACTTGGCTGTAAAAATTTTACCGAGCAGATCATTCTCGGTGAAATCATTGCGCAAATGATCGAACAAAATACGAAACTAAAGGTCGTTCGCAAATGGAACCTGGGAGGAACAATGGTCTGCCATCAGGCGTTGCTCGCAGGCGAGATTGATCTCTATCCTGAATACACGGGCACTGCCTACATGAATGTACTGGGCCAAAATACCATACAGGATGCGACGCGGACGTTCAAATTTGTTCAACAAAAATATCTCGAAGAATTTCAATGTGAATGGTTGCCTGCGTTTGGATTGAATAATACATACACCATTACTGTCCGACGTGAAGACGCTGAAAAATGGAACGTGAAATCCATCAGCGGCCTGCAATCGTTCGCGGGAGAATTGACTGCTGGCTTTACGGCGGAGTTTATGGAACGCCAAGACGGGTGGCCCCAGTTACGGGAACAATATGGCCTACCATTCGCAAAGGTTGTTGATTTAGAGCCGGGGCTAATGTATGAGGCGATCGCCAACAACAATGTCGATGTGATTTGTGGATTCTCAACGGATGGGCGCATTTCTGTTTATGATTTGGTTGCGTTGGAGGATGATCTGCATTTCTTTCCGCCCTATTACGCCGCGCCAGTGGCGCGGACCGCTGTGTTCGATCTCCACCCTGAGTTGAAAGGCTTGCTGTCCCAATTGGCGGGTTCGTTAGATAACCAAACCATGCAGGAACTCAACCTTCAAGTTGATGAACATAAGGTTGCCCCCAAGTCGGTCGCCAAAGAGTTTTTGGCGACGATGAATTAA
- a CDS encoding ABC transporter permease, with protein sequence MMDESLFRFIVERLPDLGQKTGEHIILSCGAVFGAVFIGVPAGVLAVRNRTVRKVFFTIAGIIQTIPSLAMLAFLLPFLGIGVAPALVALILYALLPIARNTYTGMNEIDDAILEAADGLGFSRSQRLWLIELPTALPTIIAGIRTAAVICVGIATLSAFIGAGGLGDFINRGLSMNNTRLILLGAVPAGILAILLDKAIGAIEHSVSWKKDNEI encoded by the coding sequence ATGATGGATGAATCTCTCTTTCGTTTCATCGTAGAGCGCTTGCCCGACCTTGGACAAAAAACGGGCGAACATATTATTCTTTCTTGCGGCGCCGTCTTCGGCGCTGTTTTCATTGGAGTGCCTGCTGGCGTGTTGGCTGTGCGTAACCGGACGGTTCGCAAGGTTTTCTTTACGATTGCGGGCATTATTCAAACCATCCCCAGCTTAGCTATGCTGGCGTTTCTTCTTCCATTTCTCGGGATCGGCGTCGCTCCGGCTCTGGTTGCGTTAATCCTCTATGCGCTATTGCCGATTGCAAGAAATACCTACACTGGAATGAATGAAATTGACGATGCGATACTCGAAGCCGCCGATGGATTGGGGTTTTCGCGTTCGCAACGTCTATGGCTCATTGAGTTGCCGACTGCGTTGCCCACCATCATCGCCGGGATTCGCACCGCCGCCGTGATTTGCGTCGGCATCGCAACCCTCTCGGCGTTTATTGGCGCTGGCGGTCTGGGTGATTTTATCAACCGGGGCCTGTCGATGAACAATACGCGCCTGATTTTATTGGGCGCCGTCCCTGCGGGAATTCTGGCGATTCTTTTAGATAAGGCGATTGGCGCGATTGAACATTCTGTCTCATGGAAGAAAGATAATGAAATCTAA
- a CDS encoding ATP-binding cassette domain-containing protein, giving the protein MICLTNVCKSFSEDGEFVVRDLCLEIHKGETLVLLGSSGCGKTTTLKMINGLVLPSSGLIEVDGRDIKTVDPVALRRSMGYVFQGIGLFPHLTVEDNVSIVLRLQGRSAFERKDKAFEWLGIVGLDPEQYAKRYPNELSGGQKQRVGVARALAADPDYLLMDEPFGALDAITRDDLQQELMKIRLRMAKTIVFVTHDLFEALTLADRIAVMNHGRIDQIGVPNELMQSPATEFVRELFEKPKRQLQLVQGNE; this is encoded by the coding sequence ATGATCTGTTTGACAAATGTATGTAAATCCTTCAGTGAAGACGGAGAGTTTGTTGTTCGAGACCTCTGTCTTGAAATCCATAAGGGCGAAACGCTTGTCCTTCTGGGTTCTTCCGGCTGCGGCAAGACCACGACCTTAAAAATGATCAATGGTTTGGTTCTGCCGTCGAGTGGTTTAATCGAAGTCGACGGGCGCGACATCAAGACGGTTGATCCTGTTGCGTTGCGGCGTTCGATGGGATATGTGTTTCAAGGGATTGGATTATTTCCTCATCTAACGGTTGAAGACAATGTTTCAATCGTGCTGCGGCTACAGGGGCGATCAGCCTTCGAACGAAAAGACAAGGCGTTCGAATGGTTAGGCATCGTCGGTTTAGACCCCGAGCAATACGCCAAGCGCTATCCAAACGAACTCTCGGGCGGTCAAAAACAGAGGGTCGGCGTTGCGCGCGCGTTGGCGGCGGACCCTGACTATTTGCTCATGGATGAACCGTTTGGCGCACTGGATGCGATTACCCGCGACGATTTGCAGCAAGAGTTGATGAAAATCAGGCTCCGCATGGCCAAGACCATCGTCTTTGTAACGCATGATTTGTTTGAAGCGCTTACGTTGGCTGACCGGATTGCAGTGATGAACCACGGTCGCATAGATCAAATTGGCGTTCCCAATGAATTGATGCAGTCTCCCGCCACGGAATTTGTACGCGAGTTGTTTGAAAAACCCAAACGGCAACTACAGTTGGTGCAAGGAAATGAATGA
- a CDS encoding class I SAM-dependent methyltransferase — protein MIVDNATGTDTDVFLEVSDDIGVDFPDKKFTQDEEFCTISLDGVEKRIRFHDYDEIYSIPGLYEKIFYDHLRCCSPETVCDFFFDEIRKRGLSEDQLRVLEIGSGNGMVGELMKQHGVSFVVGVDILIEAKLAAYRDRPNVYDDYFAIDLTDIPESIEEDILMYKLNSLVSVAALGFDDLPPLAYARAFNLISKEGWIAFNIKDLFLSGKDSSGFSRLFKKMIDNDIVSIHVQEKYQHRVATDNSPLYYYAIVAQKLADIPRAWLAEMA, from the coding sequence ATGATTGTCGATAATGCTACAGGCACAGACACCGATGTGTTTCTTGAAGTCAGCGATGACATTGGCGTTGATTTTCCCGATAAAAAGTTTACCCAAGATGAAGAATTTTGCACGATTTCATTAGACGGCGTTGAAAAGCGCATCCGCTTTCACGACTATGATGAAATTTATTCGATTCCAGGCCTCTACGAGAAAATTTTTTATGATCACCTGCGTTGTTGTTCGCCGGAAACCGTATGTGATTTTTTCTTTGATGAGATCAGAAAGCGCGGTTTGTCGGAAGATCAGTTGCGTGTGCTTGAAATTGGCTCAGGAAACGGAATGGTCGGCGAATTAATGAAGCAGCATGGCGTTTCCTTTGTGGTTGGCGTTGATATTTTGATTGAAGCCAAATTGGCCGCCTATCGCGACCGCCCCAACGTATATGACGATTATTTTGCGATTGATTTGACCGATATCCCTGAGAGTATCGAAGAAGATATCTTGATGTATAAACTAAACAGTTTGGTCTCGGTCGCCGCGCTGGGCTTCGATGATTTGCCTCCGCTGGCGTATGCGCGGGCGTTTAATTTAATTTCAAAAGAAGGTTGGATTGCGTTTAACATCAAAGACCTGTTTTTGAGCGGAAAAGACAGCTCCGGGTTTTCCCGGCTGTTTAAAAAGATGATTGACAACGATATCGTGTCGATTCATGTGCAAGAAAAATATCAACACCGGGTGGCGACCGACAATTCACCTTTGTATTACTACGCTATTGTCGCCCAGAAACTGGCGGACATCCCCAGAGCCTGGCTCGCTGAGATGGCTTGA
- a CDS encoding MarR family winged helix-turn-helix transcriptional regulator: protein MPDQKNPICNNVLVAIRRITRAIDLHSKDLVRNYGITGPQLLLMQHLSGDGSSSAGDIAKRIHLSNATTTEIINRLEKRVFIERKRSSQDKRQVFVSLTPLGQEVLKNAPSPLQERFVSEFVKLEEWEQNTLLSSLQRIASMMEAKEIEASPILTSGAITQPLDEEFG from the coding sequence ATGCCAGATCAAAAAAATCCAATTTGTAATAACGTGCTTGTTGCGATTCGTCGAATTACCCGCGCGATTGACCTCCATTCGAAAGACCTCGTTCGCAATTATGGAATCACTGGCCCGCAGTTGCTTTTAATGCAGCACTTGAGTGGAGACGGTTCAAGTTCGGCGGGCGATATTGCCAAGCGAATTCATTTAAGCAACGCGACAACGACAGAAATTATCAATCGGCTGGAAAAGCGCGTATTTATCGAGAGAAAAAGAAGTTCTCAAGACAAGCGGCAAGTATTCGTTTCCCTGACGCCGCTGGGTCAAGAAGTCCTAAAAAACGCGCCGTCTCCTCTTCAGGAACGCTTTGTCAGCGAGTTTGTGAAATTAGAGGAATGGGAGCAGAACACGTTGTTGTCTTCGCTGCAGCGGATTGCGTCAATGATGGAAGCAAAAGAAATCGAAGCATCGCCGATTCTGACTTCGGGTGCAATCACACAGCCGTTGGATGAAGAGTTCGGGTGA
- a CDS encoding alpha/beta hydrolase-fold protein — protein MFLIRSSRLSIVFGCILSLFLVMASHAQPRGPQVVSPEVSEDGQVAFRILAPNATSVKLNGGDIPGLDQGADLTKNDEGVWEVSMRIAPGAYRYTFNVDGTPVVDPRNPTVSESNQNVWSMVYVPGADYMDANNVPHGAVSTINYYSSSLERFRRMQIYTPPGYESNQETYPVFYLLHGASDSDVAWTTVGRAGFILDNLIAAKKAKPMIVVMPAGHTNSSRGSRGEFEEDFNTDILPYVESHYRVLADRNHRAIAGLSMGGAQTLNISIPHLDQFAYIGVYSSGVFGLAGNRGNRPAPTFEEDHKEMLANDELKKSVKLFWFATGKDDFLIETSRATVELFKKHKFDVVYKETEGGHTWINWREYLNEFTPQLFQ, from the coding sequence ATGTTTCTCATTCGATCTTCACGATTAAGTATTGTTTTTGGCTGTATTCTATCGCTTTTTCTAGTAATGGCTTCTCATGCGCAACCGCGCGGCCCGCAAGTGGTTTCACCGGAAGTCAGTGAAGACGGGCAGGTCGCATTTCGCATCCTCGCGCCGAATGCGACCTCGGTCAAACTCAATGGCGGCGATATCCCCGGTTTAGACCAGGGCGCAGACTTAACCAAAAATGACGAGGGCGTTTGGGAAGTCTCCATGAGAATCGCCCCCGGCGCCTACCGCTACACATTCAATGTCGATGGGACTCCCGTTGTCGATCCACGCAACCCCACGGTCAGCGAATCAAACCAAAATGTCTGGAGCATGGTCTATGTTCCGGGCGCAGATTATATGGACGCGAATAACGTCCCGCACGGCGCCGTCTCAACCATCAATTATTATTCGTCATCGTTAGAACGCTTCCGCAGAATGCAAATCTATACGCCGCCGGGTTATGAATCCAATCAAGAGACATACCCCGTCTTTTATTTATTGCACGGCGCCTCCGACAGCGACGTAGCATGGACAACCGTTGGCCGGGCGGGCTTTATTCTCGACAACCTCATCGCCGCAAAAAAAGCCAAGCCGATGATCGTGGTCATGCCAGCCGGACACACAAATTCATCTCGCGGTTCTCGCGGTGAATTTGAAGAAGATTTCAATACTGATATTTTGCCGTACGTTGAGTCGCACTATCGCGTCTTGGCTGACCGCAATCATCGCGCCATTGCCGGGCTTTCGATGGGCGGCGCCCAGACGCTTAACATCTCCATTCCCCATTTAGACCAGTTTGCTTACATCGGCGTTTATAGTTCCGGCGTCTTTGGCCTGGCGGGCAACCGGGGCAACCGTCCAGCGCCGACTTTTGAAGAAGACCACAAAGAAATGCTCGCCAATGATGAATTAAAGAAAAGCGTAAAATTGTTCTGGTTCGCCACCGGCAAAGACGATTTTCTGATCGAAACCTCACGCGCCACCGTCGAACTGTTCAAGAAACATAAATTCGACGTGGTGTATAAAGAAACAGAAGGCGGACACACCTGGATCAACTGGCGCGAATACCTCAACGAATTCACGCCCCAATTGTTTCAATAA